A segment of the Manis javanica isolate MJ-LG chromosome 10, MJ_LKY, whole genome shotgun sequence genome:
TGGCAAGGAGGCTTACCTGCTTCCCGCCACCCGGGCTGGGCGGGGCGGAGCcgggaggaggagctggggacgCAACCTGTGGACGGCCAGGCGTCCGGCCGCCCGACACACTCTGGGACCGGCCGGGGGCCTTAGGGGGTTTTGTGGGGGGCCCGGAAGGTGCGGGAGAGCGAGAAAACAAACTTGGAGAGACGAGTGACCTGGAGCCCGGGGGCGGAGTCGCGAGCGGAGGAGGAGAGAGCGAGCAGCGAGCGAGAGCGCGGCTGGCCCAGGAAGCGGAGAGCGCCGCCCACCCATCCGGGGCGAGAGCAGCGCTGCAGGCAAAGGCAGGCTGGGCCGGGGGCTGCCGGGCCCTCGACCCCCACCGTGACCCCgcagcccccagcccacccccaagATGATGAGGCAGCTGCATCGCATGCGGCAGCTGGCCCAGACCGGCAGCCTGGGACGGTGAGTGTCAGTCCTCTCTCTCCCAGCCGGACACTCACTCCCGCCGGACCCTAGGGCAGGTAGAGGGGTGGAGGAGGCTGGGGACAGCCAGAGGCCTGCCTTCTCCCTCTGAAggccaccccacctcccagccgGAGCCGGAGGGTCTTCGGGGGGAGGGGAACCCCCATCCCTGATTGGAGCGGTGCACAGGGCAGACCAAGGATGCTGACTCTTCTCTGCTCCATGAGCTCGCTGGCCTCATTTGTCCCCTCTGTACAATGGGGACAATTACCCATTTGCGGTTGCCTGCGGTGGGGGGAGGGGCCATCTGGGCCCCAGAccttggggaaggggaggaggccaGGGCCTGGTGGAGTGGGAGGAGGGGCCTGCCTGTCCGGCGGcgtgcctccccacccccacgcccTGAGGCCTCCAGCTTCTCTATCTTGCTTCTGCTTTTCCTAGCTTCAGGTGGTTAAAAAACATCCCCAGGTCTCCCCGTTCCCACCCCCGCCCCTTGAGCTGGTGGAGTGGAGGCCGGAAGTTTGGGGAGCTCCCAGGCCTGTCTTCTTTCTTCCCCCTGCGTTGGGAGTTTCCTATTCTCTGGGCCCAGGGGAGGAGACTGGGTGTCCAGGGACCTAGTTCTGGTCTCCCACTGGCACAGAGGCCTGTGTGAGCTTGGGCAGTCAGGCCATCTTGCTcggggcctcagtgtccccatacATTGCTGGGTAGGGACCCAGGGCCTGCCTACTGCCAGTAGTCCAGGGTCCTGCATGACTGACAGCCCAGGAGTCTGAGCTCGCACACTTCCCGTTCTTGGGGCCAACCCAGGCCTCCTCTCCCCAGGGtcagcagaacagaggctggaccCTGGGGGAGGGTCTCCCTCAGGCGCCCTCCCAATGCAGTTCCGTCTGGGCTCTCTGAGGACACAGCCCTGGGTGGACGAGGAAGAATGCGTTCTCTCCCCGCCCCCATGAGGCCAGCGGCCACCCAGGGCGGATCACTGCAGGGAGTGGCCCTGGGGGCAACTGGGGTCCAGGTGCCCtgtttgggggtggggcaggcagggggtTTCCTTGCCGGAGCTGGCTCAGCAGAAGCCCTCTCCTCCCGCAGCACCCCAGAGACTGCCGAGTTCCTGGATGAGGACCTGCAGCAGGTACATGCCTGGGCTGGCGGCCGGTGGCAAGGCAGGCCTGTTCAGGCTGTTGGCAGAGGGCCGGGTGGGGACGCCAGCTGGGGACCCAGGTTGAGTCATTCCCCAAGCCGTTGTCCACGGGGTCCccaagaggagagaagggagaggtgggTCCTGCTCTGGGAAAGAACAGGTCGGTGGGGGGTAGGGGGACAACCCCCCATGATCCGTAACCCCGCGCCCCTCCAGGTGGAGCAGCGGCTGGAGCCAGCCAAGCGAGCAGCCCACAATATCCACAAACGGCTGCAGGCCTGTCTGCAGGGCCAGAGTGGGGCAGATATGGACAAGCGGGTGGTGAGTGTGGCCCCAGGGAGGAGGAACCGGGCAGGATACCTCTGTCCAGTGGCGGAGCAAGGTCAAGGCTAGAGTCTCCCTGCCAGACTGAGACCCTGGCACCAACAGGGTAGAAATGGCTCTGTCCTAAGGCCCCTCAGGCACCAGGATTACAAGGCTCTATCTCTTACCTTCTTCTTGACTACCCCCTCTGCACCAGTCCCCAAAGCCAAGGCCAGGCCTCTGACACACCTGAACTTCTCTGTCCAGTCAGCACCCAGAGCAGAGCAGGCCCTCTCAACTAGGACAATCCGTGAGGACTTCCTGAAGGAAGTGGCATTTGAGCTGAATTTTGAGTGACAACTCACTGGTATTAATCAACAGTCAACATTTATGGACTGATTATTGCTAGTCTGTTGCTAAGATGTCAAAGTGTTGCCTCACTTACTGCTGACAACTCTACGAGGAGGCAGCCTTTATTAACAATGTACAGTCGAGTAAATGGAGACGGAGAGGTGAAGTGactcactcaaggtcacacaactagtaagtgacaaagctgagatttgaaccctcGTCCCCTCTGACCGAAGTTGGTGTTCATTTTGAACTCAGGAGGGACTAGGTGAACTATGCCCTGGGGCAAGGGAAAGACTCCCATTCCCAGCGGTAGTTCCTAGCTCCTCCATTCttccaactgtgtgaccttgggcaagctccAGGCTCTTTGTGCCTAATTTTTCAGTCTGTGATAGTACTTGGTCCTTCTGTCCAGTCATGCGGCTTCTGGGAGGGATAAATGGGACCCCAGATGGGGTGGAATGGAGGTACATGGTCACGGGAAAATGTCACCCCCACCATGCTGGTCATCATCCTATTTCCACTTGCCTGTTTTGGTGGCCCTCCTGGGTTCCCTCCTCCCATGTCCATGCCCAATGCCTTGGTGCCCCCAAGGGACTTACCTGGTGCTCAGGCAGGGTGAAAGGGGGCCCAGGAGGTGAGCACAGGCCGTCATCACACTCACAGCTGGTCCCCCCTACTTCCTGCAGAAGAAGCTTCCCCTCATGGCTCTGTCCAGCACAATGGCTGAGAGCTTCAAGGAGTTGGACCCCGATTCCAGCATAGGGTGAGCATGGACAGCGCCTCAGCCCTCACCTGCTGAGGAGGGATTTGGGCAGGAAAGGGCCAAGTCAAAGAGGGCATCCTCAGAGGAAGGGTGGCCAGGCTGGGGACAGTGTCCAGGTCAGTGAGGGCAGCCAGGCCTGGAATAGTGTTGGGCTCAGCAAAGATGAAAGAGAGAcagcagagggaggaggcagtggggagggagaggcccATCAGGTGTTCCCAGATTGGGGGAAGGGCCTTGGGTGCCTGGCCACCAGGTGCTTTATCCGCAGGAAGGCCTTGGAGATGAGCTGTGCCATTCAGAACCAGCTGGCCCGCATCCTGGCTGAGTTTGAGATGACCCTGGAGAGGGATGTCCTGCAGCCACTCAGCAAGCTGAGTGAGGtgaccctcctccccagcccactgCCCCTGGCTTCCCCAGCTTCTAGttcccacctccccagcccactgatccatccctccctgtgcctgcACCCAGGAGGAGCTGCCAGCCATCCTCAAGCACAAGAAAACCCTGCAGAAGCTGGTGTCCGACTGGAACAACCTCAAAAACAGGTGCCATGCATAGTCAGCTTGTGGAGGTGGTCCCAGAACTTTGAGGCCCTTCCCATACTAGGAAGATACCACAGGGCCCATTGGGTACAGTGTGGATACTTGAGCACACATCTGGCTCCTAGGGCACACGTGGTGAGGATACATGTGAGCATGCctctgtacatgtgtgtgtacacatgcgtGTGCCAGCTGGAGGTTACCCCAAAGCCTAGGATAGCCATAACAATCCTCCCAAGATCCCTAGATTGGTGGGAGCACGCCCACCCCAACGCTCCACTCTACAGCTGGGTGGCTGTGATTACCAATTCCACCAGCAGGGGGTGCACCCGAGCACTCATGGCCCAACTCAGGCAGAGGCCCATGGCCAGGGGAACTCTGAGATTTACATCCATAAATCCTACAGCCCTGTGTGGTCAGGCATATGGAGGGGACACTTGGCtctggacatgcaatggggacaGTGACCTCCCCACTTTGGGATTCTCCCCAGGCTCAGTCAGGCAGCTAAGAACTCAGGCAGTGGTCAGGGCCTGGGCAGTGGCCCAGGCAGTTACAGCCACACCACCACCGCCAACAAGGTGGAGAtgctgaaggaggaggaggaggagctgaagaGGAAGGTGGAGCAGTGCaaggtgaggggcacttggggtTCCCTGGATGTGCAGGGGTGGCAGGGGTTGGtactatccccatttcacagatgaggaaactgaggctcaggtgtGCTATGACTTATCAGAGACCACATGGCTGGGAAgtagcagagctaggatttgaactcaaGGTCTGTGTACTCAGCCACTACCTTGTAGCCTCTTCTGTCTACACCATACACATAATACCTGGGAGGCAGAGACACGGTCTGTTCACCCAGGCCTTGGTGTGTTTGccgagtgagtgagtgagtgagtgaattaaGGGTGAATGCATGGACAGCGAGTAACACAAGGTACTGTGCTAAGGGcatggggacacagagatgaGGACTAGAAGCTGCAAAAGCCCCTCAAGAATTTGAAGGAGTTCCTGTGGGCCATCCCCAAGTGCAAACCTTGGCAGAGAGAGGAGAGCTTGCCGAGACCCTCCATGTACAGCTCGGGCAAGTCACTAACTGTGTAGACTGATGTGCTATTCAAGCCTCTGCTCCCGCTCTGGGCCCCTGCCTCACTGGAGTAAGCcctcctctctctgtccccaAGGACGGGTACTTGGCCGACCTGTACCACTTTGCCACCAAGGAGGACACATATGCCAACTACTTCATCCACGTGAGTCCAAGACCAGGCTCAGAGGTGGACACCAACCCAGGGACCAGTGGGACACCCTGCAAGATGGTGGGGAGGACAGACCTGTTCTCGCAGCCCTGGGGGAGGCCCAGCTTCTCTCACTTGTCCTCACAGCTTATGGAGATTCAGGCCGAGTACCACCGCAAGTCTCTGAGCTCCCTCGACACAGCCCTGGCTGAGCTGAAGGAGAACCACGGCCAAGCAGGTGGGAACACTGACCTCCACCCTGCTCAGGGCATGTTAAGAAGCTTACACTCCATCCTGAAAGGCAATAGGGAGCCAAGGATGAGTTCGAGCAGGGGAGGACTCGATTACATTTGTGATAGGTTGCTCTTCTGGTTGCTGCATGGAGGATGGCATGAAGGGGCAGGTCTGGAGCCAGAAGACCTGTTAGGGGGTAAAGAGGTGGTGACGGTGGCCTGGACTCGGGTAGAGGCAGTAGAGGGGGCCGGATTCAAGAGATATGTTGGATGATTTCAGGATGTGTGGCGTGGATAGTCAGGTGGGAGGTGGCACTGTTGGCCAAAGCAGTAGGCCCATTGAGAACATCTGGGGGTGCCCCTGGCTGCCCAGGAGTGGGAGGACCCTGGGCCACTGATCTGTCTTGTCCCTGCAGACCCCTCCCCCTCGACGATGGCCGCCCCCTTCCCCAGGGTGTATGGGGTATCACTGGGAACACACCTGCAAGAACTGGGCCGAGACATCGCCCTGCCCATCGAGGCCTGTGTCATGATGCTGCTCTCCGAGGGCATGAAGGAAGAGGTGGGGCCCACTGGGGCAGGTCGGGAAGGAGCATCAGGTCCCTCAGTCTGTTCCAAACCTCCCCTGCTGGCGCCTCTAATCCCACTGTTAGAGCGCAGGGCCCTGGGAGAAGGCTCAGCCTCCTGTTGCTGGATTGACAGCACCTCCCACTTAGTGATGCTCCTGTGGACCAGGCACTGCCGTCAGCCCTTTACATTCCCTGCTCCATTTAAGTATCCCAGTAACCCTTGGAGGGAACCTCATTGGCTCCTTTGCAAGGGAAAGACAAAGGCCAAGAGGTAAACATGCCCAGCATCTCAGGAGAAGGTGGCAGTGAAACCAGGGACTCCACGTGCAGTCTCTGCTGCATGCCGTCCTCATCTGTCTATTGCACCTTAGCCATTGCTAGTACGTTGGCTCCCTTCCTGAGGATAGAGCCTTAGGAAGCAAAGCAGACTTAGGCTTCTCAATCCTGCTGGGCCTCCTCTTTACCTTCCACTCCTAACCAGATGCCTCTCTCCCCTCAACTTTTCCCAGCTCCTCCCAGACTTCCCACTTTGCTCAGAATCTTAGGCCTTGAGAATTGGAAGGATCCATGGACATTGTGGTGTCCACTCTGCCCACCAGACcagtggggacactgaggctgagTGAGTTAGGGCCTCCTGGCCAGGGTTTCCTGCCCCACCCACACCTCTGTGACCCCAACCTGCTCTCTCCTATGTTCCAGGGCCTCTTCCGTCTGGCCGCTGGGGCCTCAGTGCTGAAGCGCCTCAAGCAGACAATAGCCTCGGACCCCTACAGCCTGCAGGACTTCTGCTCTGACCCCCATGCCGTGGCAGGTGCCTGCTCCCTTCCCCAAATCCCTTCCCCAAATCCCTTCCCCAAAACTGCCTGAAATGATAGTTCGGCCTAAGGCCTGATAGTCTGCTGTAGAGACACCTGAGGAGACATGGGGGGTCCTTATAGTGGGGTCCGTTATTAACCCTCTGGACTGTATATGCGTTCTTCTGGGGACAAGATCACTTGCCTTCCTCATGTTCTCAGCAAGGCCCATGGCCCAGAGAAATGGTCATACCTAGACATACTAGTGTAAACAAGGGCCAGAGGCTGCTAACAGATGGAGAGTGCTGGCTactggtggaggtgggggctgcGTCTGAGCCCCCACCGCCACTTCAGGTGCCCTCAAGTCCTATCTGCGGGAGCTGCCGGAGCCCCTGATGACCTTTGACCTCTATGATGATTGGATGAGGGCAGCCAGGTGAGGCGGGGTGGGGGTTGCTGGGGAGGAAGAGGCTATAGATGTATGCCCTGGGATGGCTCACCAGGTCTCTCCCCCTCCTCAGCCTGAAGGACCTGGGGGCCCGGCTGGATGCCCTCCAACAGGTGTGCAGCCGCCTGCCGCAGGAGAACCTCAACAACCTCAGGTGAGCCCCGaggcccctccctggcctccccaaAGCCAGAGTCCAGCTGGGACTTGGGCCTGGGTTTGCATCCTGCCTCCTTGTCCTAAGCAATATTTCTGAAAACAGCTTCGGTTTGTTCCTCATATTTTTCTATATGAAACATTGAACTAGACATACTTTGAACCTTTGAAGCCACACCACTTGGCTTCAAATCCCACTTCTgccctgtgtggccctgggcaggggacttgacctccctgtgcctcagagCCCTCATCTGAAAAGCACAGAGCATGACAGTCCCTGCTCCACAGGGAAGCTGAGATCTCAGCTTAGCTCAGTGCCTGACGCATGGGTGGCGCTCAGTAAGTCAGCTAAtgtaacttttaaaacattttaaaccatCCAATGGGGTATCTTTGCCACACCTTAGAAATCCCAGTCTGTGAGACTTTCAGGCCTTGGGGGCATCAGTGGGTGTTCATGGCCCAAGATGCCCTGCTCTTGGCCCTACCCCGACTCCTGCCTCCCCAGATACCTGATGAAGTTCCTGGCACAGCTGGCCGATGAGCAGGAGGTGAACAAGATGACACCCAGCAACATCGCCATCGTCCTGGGACCCAACCTGCTATGGCCCCCTGAGAAAGAAGGGTGAGGGGCTATAGGTTGGGGGAAGGTGGCAGCCCCACCTCAACCATCCACTGCTTATTtttccttgggcctcagtttccccatcctcAGAGGGAGTGGAGCAGCTCCTATCCTCAAGGCTGCAGGGAGGAGCATCCAGAGAGATTGGGGACCCCACAGGGCGTTGGTGATAGGCACTCTTATAATGGCAGTAATGGAGTACTTGAGGGGCTAGGAGCCCAGAGATCCGGGCCTAGCCCCATCCCTCCGCCTGCCAGAGGTGGGCCTTAGGAAATCACTCTCTGGACCTccattttcctcctctgtaagtTGGAGAGAAATTATACAAGgtttgaggatttttgctttgggaattaaatgagataatgagtggtgaaatattttataaagtgtaAAGGGCAGTGCTAGCTGAGGGATTGGTATTATTCACCTGGTCCCAGATGGCCGAAAGATTTCATTTGCCAAGTGCAAGTACGTGGTGTAGGCCACCCAGCTCCAAGAGCAGAGAGGAAGGCGCCCTCACCGCCTGGTGCTGCCTCTTGTGTGCGAGGGAGGGGACAGGTGGGCGTGCGAGCGATACATCTGCCACCCACTGGTGGTCGGTGAGCTTCTGGAGAACAGAGACTTGATGTGACGGAGCCAGGCAGCTCGGGCCCCGGAGACTTTGTGAAATGGGTGACTCACAGCTGCTCCTTTCTGTCCCAGGGACCAGGCCCAGCTGGATGCCGCCTCAGTGTCCTCCATCCAGGTGGTGGGTGTGGTCGAGGCCCTGATACAGAGCGCAGACGCCCTCTTCCCTGGAGGTGAAGCTCCTGCACTTGGGAATGTGCCCCTCGTGCCCTCCTCTGCCCAGCTCCATGCCCTCCTGACTCAGCTTCAGGCCCTGGCAGCCCCACAAACCCACCGTGAGGCCTGGAGGAAATTGCctctcccctctgagcctcagtttctcatctgtagaatggggatggTCCTGCCTGCCTTATGGGATTGGTGTAAGGCTGATGTGGGAGGGGGAAGACGAAACACAATCCAGATAGTGTCAGGACAAAGTAGAGGTGGTCTGGAGACcccaggggttggggggtggCTGGTGGAGGCTCTGAAAGTTAACACCTACTCCCCTCTATCTGCAGACATCAACTTCAACATGTCAGGCCTGTTCTTGGCCCCTGTCCCCCAGGACAAGGTCAGCAACAGGCCAGCCTCTGAAGAGCTTCCAACAATGGCTCCGGCTCCAGCTGCTACCCCAGCTTTAGTGGCTACCAAGGAAAGGTGAGGACTAACGGCTGTGAATGGAGCCTGTCTGGGCCCTAGTGCCCACCCCGAGGCACCACCTCTCAGGGCTTCCAACAGCATTTTAGGAAATGTACTTACTGTATTGTCATCCCAAACACCAGGCTTCCCAGATTGGAGTGGGTGGGGTGGAGACTCGGAGGCTGTATTCCCCTCAGCCTCTGATGTGTTCTCTCGTTCATTGTATggctatttactgagcacctactatgtgccaggtgttgTTTTAGGCCCTGGGGATTTAGGAAGTAGGGAGCTAATCATTTTGGAATTTGTAAATACCTTCCAGTCTTCTCTTTGATCCTTTAAATCTGGAAGGGCTGCGTGGTAACGGCATTACCTCCATACCAGGCAGGTATTGTTCAGTTATCAGATGGCTGGGGCCCCAACCATGAGTTTCCTCAGGTGAGCAAGGCTGGCAAATGCTGCCCTTagagctgccaggggctggggagagagtcAACAATCACACTGCTGAACGGGTGATACGATGTCGGCAGTGGTGCATGCTATAAAGCAGAATAGGGCAGGCTGCGGGTAGGGCAGGGAGCTCTGGGGTCGGGAAAGGCCTCCTTGAGGAGGAGCCTGCAGTGAGCCTGGCCTCTCCCTCTGCTGCTTGTCCACGCTGGCTTCTAGTGCCTGGAATATCTCACTGGGATCACACGGAAGCTGAGAGCTGAGGCAGAGCGGAggccctgcttcctgctcctcatCTTGGTCCCATGGGGACCATGGTCATTGTCACAGTGTCACACAGCAGCCAGGGCTTCAGTGTACTCAAACCCGGCCAATGCCAGAAGCGTCTTTCCAGGGGGTGCCCAGCCTGGGGACAGACCCCAGGCGCAACCACAAGGGGTTGGGCAACAAGTGCTGGGAGGGCCCAAATGCAACCTGTTGTCCAGGAGTCTCCCCAGGATTCCAGGAGACATCTGCGAGATGGCCAGCCCTGACCCTGATCCTCTCCTTCCCTTGCAGAACAGAATCTGAGGCACCCCGCAGACCAGCCTCCCCCAAGGTCAGTAGGAGTTCACCGGAGGCAGCCACCCCAGTGGAAGACATGGCTCGGAGGAGTAAGTTGGCCACGGGAGGGAGAAGGTGGacagagggtgggaagggaatCGGGGTGGGCAATCCAGACCAACCCATGTTTTCAGACAGCTGGGAAGGCCAGGAATCCAGGTGGCTAAGAGCCCAGGTTTGCTGCCTGACACTCTGGGTTCAGAttctagctctgtgactttgaccTATCTGCTCCTTCTCTGTGTAATGGAACAGTAACCGC
Coding sequences within it:
- the SH3BP1 gene encoding SH3 domain-binding protein 1 isoform X1 gives rise to the protein MMRQLHRMRQLAQTGSLGRTPETAEFLDEDLQQVEQRLEPAKRAAHNIHKRLQACLQGQSGADMDKRVKKLPLMALSSTMAESFKELDPDSSIGKALEMSCAIQNQLARILAEFEMTLERDVLQPLSKLSEEELPAILKHKKTLQKLVSDWNNLKNRLSQAAKNSGSGQGLGSGPGSYSHTTTANKVEMLKEEEEELKRKVEQCKDGYLADLYHFATKEDTYANYFIHLMEIQAEYHRKSLSSLDTALAELKENHGQADPSPSTMAAPFPRVYGVSLGTHLQELGRDIALPIEACVMMLLSEGMKEEGLFRLAAGASVLKRLKQTIASDPYSLQDFCSDPHAVAGALKSYLRELPEPLMTFDLYDDWMRAASLKDLGARLDALQQVCSRLPQENLNNLRYLMKFLAQLADEQEVNKMTPSNIAIVLGPNLLWPPEKEGDQAQLDAASVSSIQVVGVVEALIQSADALFPGDINFNMSGLFLAPVPQDKVSNRPASEELPTMAPAPAATPALVATKERTESEAPRRPASPKVSRSSPEAATPVEDMARRTKRPAPARPNMPRPQASSTRSSPPAPSLPPGSGSPATPQALPRRLVGSSLRAPTVPPPLPPNPPQPVRRPIRHSPASPHLASPSPASPNPIPLSMPTQVDLGATEEGGLPEAVGRASSPPAIPPQPQSRSLDSETN
- the SH3BP1 gene encoding SH3 domain-binding protein 1 isoform X2, with translation MMRQLHRMRQLAQTGSLGRTPETAEFLDEDLQQKKLPLMALSSTMAESFKELDPDSSIGKALEMSCAIQNQLARILAEFEMTLERDVLQPLSKLSEEELPAILKHKKTLQKLVSDWNNLKNRLSQAAKNSGSGQGLGSGPGSYSHTTTANKVEMLKEEEEELKRKVEQCKDGYLADLYHFATKEDTYANYFIHLMEIQAEYHRKSLSSLDTALAELKENHGQADPSPSTMAAPFPRVYGVSLGTHLQELGRDIALPIEACVMMLLSEGMKEEGLFRLAAGASVLKRLKQTIASDPYSLQDFCSDPHAVAGALKSYLRELPEPLMTFDLYDDWMRAASLKDLGARLDALQQVCSRLPQENLNNLRYLMKFLAQLADEQEVNKMTPSNIAIVLGPNLLWPPEKEGDQAQLDAASVSSIQVVGVVEALIQSADALFPGDINFNMSGLFLAPVPQDKVSNRPASEELPTMAPAPAATPALVATKERTESEAPRRPASPKVSRSSPEAATPVEDMARRTKRPAPARPNMPRPQASSTRSSPPAPSLPPGSGSPATPQALPRRLVGSSLRAPTVPPPLPPNPPQPVRRPIRHSPASPHLASPSPASPNPIPLSMPTQVDLGATEEGGLPEAVGRASSPPAIPPQPQSRSLDSETN
- the SH3BP1 gene encoding SH3 domain-binding protein 1 isoform X3; its protein translation is MALSSTMAESFKELDPDSSIGKALEMSCAIQNQLARILAEFEMTLERDVLQPLSKLSEEELPAILKHKKTLQKLVSDWNNLKNRLSQAAKNSGSGQGLGSGPGSYSHTTTANKVEMLKEEEEELKRKVEQCKDGYLADLYHFATKEDTYANYFIHLMEIQAEYHRKSLSSLDTALAELKENHGQADPSPSTMAAPFPRVYGVSLGTHLQELGRDIALPIEACVMMLLSEGMKEEGLFRLAAGASVLKRLKQTIASDPYSLQDFCSDPHAVAGALKSYLRELPEPLMTFDLYDDWMRAASLKDLGARLDALQQVCSRLPQENLNNLRYLMKFLAQLADEQEVNKMTPSNIAIVLGPNLLWPPEKEGDQAQLDAASVSSIQVVGVVEALIQSADALFPGDINFNMSGLFLAPVPQDKVSNRPASEELPTMAPAPAATPALVATKERTESEAPRRPASPKVSRSSPEAATPVEDMARRTKRPAPARPNMPRPQASSTRSSPPAPSLPPGSGSPATPQALPRRLVGSSLRAPTVPPPLPPNPPQPVRRPIRHSPASPHLASPSPASPNPIPLSMPTQVDLGATEEGGLPEAVGRASSPPAIPPQPQSRSLDSETN